GCAtcaattgttcattttattttgtaggtGTTTTCAACACCTCATGGGTTAGAGGTACATGTGAGAAGATACCACAGTTGCACAAGACCATTTACCTGTGAAATCTGTGGGAAGACCTTTGGCCATGCAGTGAGCTTGGAGCAGCACAAAGCAGTCCATTCTCAGGTAAACACGAATTCAAACTTGTCCAATGCAAGAGGTTCAGCCATCCATTCATTACTACACTACCAGTGGTGTACTTCATTCTAAATACAGACTCGCAGAGAAAGCCCTGTCTGTCCTTTGATATTAAATTGTACCTGTTTTGGTAGATTTTAATTGTGgccaaaatgcatttatttttaatagaccAAATTAGTCTGTGCATCCAATACtgaacttcaaccaatttcagaGCCATGCAAACCAGAGCCTATTCTGAAAGCCTTGTTTGCAAAGCAAGAACCAACACTGAATGTATGTGCCCAGTCCACTGTGAGGCACCCTGACTCAGATTGAATCTGAATAAATGCATAGCATATACAGCACATCCGCAATGatgaaaaaatttaaatactgtgtagCCAAGAAGTTGTTTTTTTCAGCCTGCACAGACTATTGATCTTGTCATTCCATTTTGACATGACAAAAGCTCAAGTCAAGTGACTTGCAACATGGTTACACAGTGAGGCAGCCATTGGTTGTGAACATGTGGTTTCCAATCTCACTTTTCAGCTACCAAAGCATGTACATTATGAATTGTGAATCAGTTTTACTGTTGAAATATTTACAATAGAATTGATACTATTGTATGTTTAAGTTTGACATGGAAGACTTGAGTTGAAGTTACAACAAACTTAACTAGCAACTAAGTAGATGAGCTGAAAAGCCACAGAGTTTGTAGGTTTAGTCTAGACCACTTGGCTTCCACTACTCCAGCTGTAGTAATATGCACACAACTTCAATTTGTAAGTTGCACAGtatcaaaaacatcaaaataactACGGGGTATCTGTAACAAGAGACATTTGTCATTTATTCTGATCAAtatttacttgtttcttttttcaggaGAGAAGCTTTGATTGCAAAATATGTAGTAAAAGTTTTAAACGTTCCTCCACATTGTCcactcatttattcattcattctgatACTCACCCCTATCCGTACCAGTACTGTGGCAAACATTTTCATCAGAAGTCAGACATGAAGAAGCACACTTTCATCCATACAGGTAAGGCCAATTTCAAAGCAGTATTCATTTAACTGAGTATGTTCTATCCTCTTTGAATACATGTACCGCTTTAGTAACATCTTAATGACaaaggaacattttcagtttttatacactttttaaaaaaggtAATTGTTTACATGGTGACAATTATTTTTATCAACTGAAAATGTTACATCTAAACTGTGTGTGTACTTGTGCCTTGGAATAAACTGCTTCTGCTGAGGTTTAAAAAACTGCCTTGCAGTTCAAGAGCTGTGGGTTCACATCCAGTGTGGATTTTGCCCTGGGCACTAATCCAcataatgaaattataaaaataagtaaaaataaagtattgTGATAACTGAGTATTCATATTTTAATGCTAACTTAAATATGTACTTTGAACAGCTTTAGCTCATAATTTTGATAAgaagaatgtttgttttttctgcttgAATTTTGACAGAATCCTTCCTTTTGCTGTAGGAGAGAAACCTCACAAGTGTCAAAGTGTGTGGGAAAGCCTTCAGTCAAAGTTCTAATCTCATCACCCACTGCCGTAAGCATACTGGATTTAAGCCTTTTGGGTGTGACCTCTGTGGAAAAGGCTTCCAACGAAAAGTGGACTTGAGAAGACACAAGGAAACACAACATGGTCTAAAATAATAGGGTGGGCACTGTTACCTGAAGACCGTTTACACCATGACAAAATGGGACAGTCCTCGGTAACAAACACTAAGAAGATTATTGTGCTGTCGCTCAAAACAATCGTCTCCTCCTGAAGTGATGCACATTGGTCACCAATGCATATGATGCTCCTTGGACAAGTGGAATCCTCATTGACTGAAGAGTGTACAGTATTGCCGTATTGAATGCACTACATACAGTTCAAATTGTGCTCAGAAATGAGATTGTCATTTATTAACCTCATAGTTACAAAAATAAAGTTGTTTAATAGCATCAGCAAGGAAGTCAGAACCGGatatattttaaagcaaaatattcttGCACAGAAATTTACCTACAACAAATAGCTATTATTATTTGGGATGGTTGTAAATTTTTCTtgctaatttaaaattaaaagttagatTTTTCCACATAAAGCTGCAAGTTACTTTAAAACTGCTACATACAGTTAACTTTTGAAATAGATTTTTTCCActataaaatacatgaaaaaattttcggcctatttgtgtttttttttaatttgtttgtgtgtTACTATATTTCCTAACATAtttattaattgcatatcattttaaataaataattttaaatttaacttgtttATTTGGTCTTTGTAGAACAAGGACGGCCCAGGTGTTAACCAACAGTTAGAATTTATGATACCATCCGCTTACATTTATGAACAGAATTATAAACTACACGCCATAATCGGCTCAAAGTCCGTTTCAGATGCTCCTTCAGTTGGGAAAACAGTCTGAAATTCTGTCATTTAGATTCAGTCTTAACTAGTCGGTAACAAACACTAAGAAGATTATTGTGCTTATTATTGTGCATTTTAGATATGCCCGAATCTGAGCTTttcccagtttaaaaaaaaatcgtaGGGGTAATAAGCAAAAGTAGcctatattaaaaatacattatgcaGATTCCATGTCCTCTTATTTGCCGATGCCCTTTTTTTGACTGGGTAACAGAAGAGATACGCAGCTTACGTTTGTTTCACTCAGCTAGCTGGAGGTGCCATTAAAAATTTACCATTTGGTTAGGCTCAGTGTAGAATGCTCAGAAGCGCAATAAGCTGAACTTCGGCACTGAAAGACAAGCCTTTCAAATGGATAGTTGAAGACTAGCCGTCGGCCACCtcagcagaggcgtagctagggttttctgcgcccggggacaactgaagatttcgcgccccctcctgtttgccaaaatgcaacgGGGAAGGGAATTTAACATcaatttggcaccccctggatactgcgcccggggacagatgtcccctaGCTCCACCATCCCCCCGAACCAaatccccccctcccccccccccggTACGCCACTGCACCTCAGGGATGATTAGATTACGCACTGTGCCTTGGTTCAAGGCTTTGGAAAAAGGACAACCTGACCCACAAACCAGGGGGCTGTAGTGTGGCCCAGGAGCTTTTAGGCACTCCACGGCTACTCGAATGAGCGTAGCTCTGAGTACACGAATGCCAGCTGAGAGAGCACACGTTCACCACGCCCAGTTCctctaaatcatccatccatccatccattttccaacccgctgaatccgaacacagggtcacgggggtctgctggagccaatcccagccaacacagggcacaaggcaggaaccaatcccgggcagggtgccaacccaccgcaggacacacacaaacacacccacacaccaagcacacacggggccaatttagaattgccaatccacctaacctgcatgtcttccgCTCGCGACACATCTGCAAACCAAATACTTTCAGTCTACTGCTTTGGTAAATAAATATTGAGCCAATGAACTGCGGTTATTAAGTGAACAGTGCAAACTGCATAGCATTCATTTTCCCCTTGTTAAATAGATTACACTGAATTAAAAGGTGACCTCAAAATCCAATGGTAGAACTTATTTTGACAGCAATGGCGCTACAATGCGATTGTTTAGACTAAAGAGCGCAGAAGTAAGTAAAAACCATAATGTTATAACCCAGTATTTCACTAATTTAATACTGAAATAAGCTTATTtgtaacagaataatttaaacCAATATTTACACGTTAAACCTTTGTGAAGTCTCGCGCCTGGAGTTTATATCACTGCCCACTCTCGGTCTCTGATCTACATTTGGAGTATTTCATCTCCTCATGTGTACTCCTGTTTTGTATAGTAAACAATTTATTCGTTGTCGTATACTTACATGAAGCAGAAAACGAGCAACTAGCACAATTAAAAtaagttccttttttttatttgctagtCATCCATCTGCCCATTGTTTGTATCCACCTATCCAAAAAGTAGGTATTTTATGTAGAAACTTTTAATCACGTTTGGAAAATCGCTTGAATAATGTAATAACCTCATAAAATAGcaaatatatgctgtatattttaatcagtattactattaataaaataaaattacccaGGCGGTGTTATTCGTTTTAGAATAACCGTACCTGTTAATATCGCTCTCGTGTTTCTGAAAATGGTAGTAAGAAATATAAATTGAGACATTCCCCTTGGTTCTCCTATTGGTAATTCATTATCGTGGCATATGATAAATCCACAAAGCGTCCTTTTAATATCTAATTGTATAAATGGCTTAAAACATAATGCGGCACAGAAAATAATTATCAAAACACTCATGAAGCGCTAAATGACTGtttaaatgttcatgttttctttaaaacggCTTATATTTTGATTTGGCCAGACGATATAttgtttactagcaaaatacccgcgcttcgcacacacgtatacacacatacatatatatatatatatatatatactagggggctccgccccctgctcgcttcgctcgccaacccctggtgttgggaatgacaaagagcgtgatgtatgaatgagatatagaatagtgtgaaggtgtagatgatgcaaatagaaagcaaacaataaagtgtgtggcacagtgtaaaggtttattggaaaatttctttgtacacggcgtttaagtgtaaaaggtaattccaggtccgaacttgtaaggtcaatgaagatggttattgtcgtgatcagagtcaactttgtcagagcttagaaagagttgtgtctctccaggaagtaatgcaatgacttgggtatttatgttttttacattaatattttttggacataatatagtgcgttgtgttaaaaggggcatttggtctaatgagattgctgttccaaatatctgtgtaactaagtcgtcgcagataaaggcttgaggaattgtaataatatctgggtgaggtctatctgtattggtgagtgtaccatctcccagttgtaataaccaattgttataatctggatctggacatcgcatgttttgtactaactgtatgttttgatagcaatgccaattgtctgtgtattttaaggtgcactgaacaatagctgagtgcatggcatgtggaacaatagctaagcactgtctaaaatctcctcctaataaaagtacctttcctccaaagggaatattattattcatcaacgtttgtagaagtttatgaatggtgttgagtaagtgactggatgtcattgtacattcatcaataattaactgttttgcaagacggatgtcacgtgcagtgctactgttcatgttcatagtggataccgatttgtaggatctaatgcagttcataaagtttttactttcaggtacatcgttagttagaagtttctgtagatattcaggatatgaatgtaaaggaggcagtgtacttgtattgctagttgtttcttcagggaagttaagtgaatgacaatgattgcaaatgacattcattaatcccaatgaattttcctgaatagtggactcattattgaacgcgttgtcagctaactggcgcaagcgtttagcaggtgtctgtcgttgatgtccgtgacgtgtatgttttgcttgtgccgtttgagaggcgcgtcgttgtatgtccagcatttgggacgtgttgttttggagctgtaatcgatttgcctgtgctgtgtgagaagcccgttgtagtttacagcgtgcattgtttgtattgagccttgcccgtttgtGTATGTCGGTCAggtgagctttctctttttggagccttgcctgcttgttttccggcattccagatgcgcgttgtagacgtctgcgtttatttattttgtcccttcgctgccgtttctgtatgtctgagacgggaggtgtttcgttttgaacccgtgcctgttttgatgcagcactgtgagacgcgcgctgcatgagTGTaagttcgtgtgtttggtcccgttacccaagccgtatcgttttgtaccc
This genomic interval from Erpetoichthys calabaricus chromosome 10, fErpCal1.3, whole genome shotgun sequence contains the following:
- the LOC114658420 gene encoding LOW QUALITY PROTEIN: zinc finger protein Gfi-1-like (The sequence of the model RefSeq protein was modified relative to this genomic sequence to represent the inferred CDS: deleted 1 base in 1 codon), whose protein sequence is MKAIPYRPYTWSSYPGSELRHLVQQGFHRTPSVDRGLAMGVYPERGPDCTLFVDRGSSMGLYNDYSSAGNLFDHSTSAALYTDSHGHNIHDKVPEIKEESELLCICLPFNNGSYKCIKCSKVFSTPHGLEVHVRRYHSCTRPFTCEICGKTFGHAVSLEQHKAVHSQERSFDCKICSKSFKRSSTLSTHLFIHSDTHPYPYQYCGKHFHQKSDMKKHTFIHTGEKPHKCQVCGKAFSQSSNLITHCRKHTGFKPFGCDLCGKGFQRKVDLRRHKETQHGLK